Proteins encoded in a region of the Myxococcales bacterium genome:
- the valS gene encoding valine--tRNA ligase, with the protein MANHLDDRDSENSRPRRVRSIDPAKLSKHFESEDVEKRWIAEWEERGVYHWDPDRPRNETFVIDTPPPTASGSLHVGHVFSYTHTDVIARYKRMTGMNVFYPMGWDDNGLPTERRVQNYYHVRCDPKSPYEEGLKLEEANAKQRKKPARLISRRNFIETCYGLINEDEEYYRALWRRLALSVDWRQEYQTIDDHCREIAQFSFLDLYAKNEVYTDKAPTMWDVDFQCAVAQAEVVDRDLAGAYHQLEFGVEGSEASFTIATTRPELLPACVGVTAHPDDDRYKDLFGKRAVTPLFRAPVPIFASELADPEKGTGILMVCTFGDATDVVWWREKSLSLRQIVSMSGRLEPVTFGTPEFESLDPEAANQYYGEIAGKNVKQAQKRIVELLRDPAGSATGNGAPLTSEPEAIQHPVKFYEKGDRPLEYLSTRQWFARLVDKKEAMLRNGAAIKWHPPHMENRYRDWTENLNQDWCLSRQRYFGVSIPVWYPLDENGEPNYEEPIVAERASLPVDPMIDTAPGYEESQRDQPGGFVGEADIFDTWFTSSLTPQISSHWGLDEERHAKLFPADVRPQAHEIIRTWAFYTIAKGMLHEDVLPWEHVMISGWILDPDRKKMSKSVGNIMTPIPLLEKYTTDAGRYWAASARLGVDTAFDEKVWKIGKRLVTKLYNAGKFVLSQTGEVHPISCELDRAFVVELAQLVERVTGQYEDWNFAHGLQETESFFWTHFTDTYLELAKPRARWFEDGVQGDRVAESGSAVAALRLGFNVLLRLLAPVMPYITEEIWSWTFAEETGEASIHRAAWPAATDFESVASPRDPQSFALAVAALAAINKCKADNEVSLGREVENLTLVGNAVTLERLAAVEADVLAAVRCNGHQSKVDAALEDGVVEVESIGFAPKPEKKK; encoded by the coding sequence ATGGCCAACCACCTCGATGATCGCGATAGTGAAAACAGCCGGCCCAGGCGAGTGCGCTCGATCGATCCAGCCAAGCTCAGCAAGCACTTCGAATCCGAAGACGTTGAAAAGCGCTGGATCGCAGAATGGGAAGAACGCGGGGTCTATCACTGGGACCCAGATCGTCCGCGCAACGAAACTTTCGTCATCGATACCCCGCCCCCGACTGCGTCCGGTTCTCTGCACGTGGGTCACGTTTTTTCCTATACCCACACCGATGTGATTGCGCGCTACAAGCGCATGACGGGCATGAACGTCTTTTACCCGATGGGATGGGACGACAATGGTCTGCCCACCGAGCGGCGCGTACAGAACTATTACCATGTTCGCTGCGATCCAAAGTCGCCCTATGAAGAGGGTCTGAAACTCGAAGAGGCGAACGCCAAGCAGCGGAAGAAACCCGCGCGCCTGATCTCGCGCCGCAACTTCATCGAAACCTGTTACGGCCTGATCAACGAAGACGAAGAGTACTACCGCGCGCTGTGGCGCCGCCTCGCGCTGTCGGTGGATTGGAGGCAGGAATACCAGACGATCGACGACCACTGTCGCGAGATTGCGCAGTTCTCATTCCTCGATCTCTACGCGAAGAACGAAGTCTATACCGACAAAGCCCCCACGATGTGGGATGTCGACTTCCAGTGCGCGGTTGCCCAGGCAGAGGTGGTGGATCGGGATCTCGCAGGTGCCTACCACCAGCTGGAATTTGGCGTCGAGGGAAGCGAAGCGAGCTTTACGATCGCGACGACCCGCCCCGAACTGCTTCCCGCATGCGTCGGAGTTACGGCCCACCCCGACGACGATCGCTACAAAGATCTCTTTGGCAAGCGTGCGGTCACGCCTCTGTTCCGCGCTCCGGTGCCAATCTTTGCGAGTGAATTGGCCGATCCTGAAAAGGGAACCGGCATTTTGATGGTGTGCACCTTCGGCGATGCGACGGATGTCGTGTGGTGGCGGGAAAAGAGCCTGTCCCTGCGCCAGATCGTTTCGATGAGCGGGCGACTCGAACCCGTGACCTTCGGCACCCCCGAATTTGAGAGCCTCGATCCCGAAGCGGCCAATCAGTACTACGGCGAAATTGCGGGCAAGAACGTCAAGCAAGCCCAGAAAAGAATCGTCGAGTTGTTGCGCGATCCAGCGGGTAGCGCGACGGGCAACGGTGCGCCGCTCACCAGCGAGCCCGAAGCGATTCAACATCCTGTGAAGTTCTATGAGAAGGGCGATCGTCCGCTCGAATACCTTTCGACCCGGCAGTGGTTTGCGCGTCTGGTCGACAAGAAAGAGGCGATGCTCAGAAATGGCGCTGCGATCAAATGGCACCCGCCCCACATGGAAAACCGCTATCGCGATTGGACCGAAAATCTCAATCAGGACTGGTGCCTGAGCCGCCAGCGCTATTTCGGGGTGTCGATTCCCGTCTGGTATCCCCTGGACGAGAACGGCGAGCCGAACTACGAAGAACCGATCGTGGCCGAGCGCGCGAGCCTGCCAGTCGATCCGATGATCGACACCGCTCCTGGATACGAAGAATCCCAGCGCGACCAACCCGGGGGCTTTGTCGGTGAAGCCGATATCTTCGACACCTGGTTCACTAGCTCACTCACTCCCCAGATCAGCTCCCACTGGGGCCTCGACGAAGAGCGTCACGCCAAGCTGTTTCCGGCGGACGTTCGCCCCCAGGCCCACGAAATCATTCGCACCTGGGCCTTCTATACAATTGCCAAGGGAATGCTCCACGAAGACGTCCTGCCCTGGGAACACGTGATGATCTCGGGTTGGATCCTCGATCCCGACCGCAAGAAGATGAGCAAGAGTGTCGGGAACATCATGACCCCGATTCCGTTGCTCGAAAAATACACCACCGACGCGGGCCGTTATTGGGCGGCGAGTGCTCGGCTCGGTGTCGATACCGCCTTCGACGAGAAGGTCTGGAAGATCGGCAAGCGACTGGTCACCAAGCTCTACAACGCGGGCAAGTTTGTCCTGTCGCAGACCGGTGAAGTCCATCCCATCTCGTGCGAACTCGATCGGGCCTTCGTGGTCGAACTCGCGCAGTTGGTCGAGCGGGTGACGGGTCAGTACGAAGATTGGAATTTTGCTCATGGCCTGCAGGAGACCGAGAGTTTCTTCTGGACTCATTTCACAGATACCTATCTTGAACTCGCCAAACCGCGGGCGCGTTGGTTCGAAGACGGAGTGCAGGGCGATCGAGTCGCCGAGAGCGGTTCGGCGGTTGCCGCACTTCGCCTGGGTTTCAACGTGTTGCTGCGCCTGCTCGCTCCGGTGATGCCGTACATCACGGAAGAGATTTGGTCGTGGACCTTTGCCGAAGAGACGGGTGAGGCCTCGATCCATCGGGCAGCGTGGCCCGCAGCGACGGACTTCGAGTCCGTGGCGAGCCCTCGCGATCCCCAGAGCTTTGCGCTCGCCGTGGCGGCGCTCGCCGCAATCAACAAGTGCAAGGCCGACAACGAAGTCTCACTGGGCCGCGAAGTCGAAAACCTCACCCTGGTCGGAAACGCCGTGACGCTCGAACGACTCGCTGCAGTAGAAGCCGACGTATTGGCGGCCGTTCGCTGTAATGGTCATCAGAGCAAAGTTGACGCCGCCTTAGAAGACGGCGTCGTAGAGGTGGAGAGCATCGGGTTCGCACCCAAGCCGGAAAAGAAAAAGTAA
- a CDS encoding diguanylate cyclase, which yields MFWKRETPKPATRPQLRMSSDGSSPVSAEASLDALAEFLRSFGKGAFDLETKSAVQVQERCEAWARHLLVGVEPPDYPAEADDWEPGADAPRDLQGLRRFMADTRQEEHSFIGRRLSNMLEAIWTFIAGMRQALVFEQQTDEQVAHRLRRLESAARGNSTEQLKREALETVSMLRQCMQDRGAHQQALVENLGTRLETLRSELTVVREQAACDGLTGLYNRASLDEHLERIVDLRNLFGRESTLFMIDIDHFKWVNDTHGHPAGDTVLREVANCLANCFSRTEDFVARYGGEEFVVVLQEGRAGDHLDAQRALPPAPARPRVRYWRGESAHLGFPRGIGPPHARISGCLARTRRPGPLRGQGIGARPGSRACRRSRLKAAPSQSIEESAAGFCQSLAGVRVDAYGPAASPRARQPRLPELTRDSEQLRMSSIGY from the coding sequence ATGTTCTGGAAGCGTGAAACACCCAAACCCGCGACCCGACCCCAGCTGCGCATGAGTTCAGATGGCTCTTCGCCAGTCTCGGCGGAGGCGAGTCTCGACGCCTTGGCGGAGTTTCTGCGCAGCTTCGGCAAAGGGGCCTTCGACCTCGAAACCAAGAGCGCCGTACAGGTGCAGGAACGCTGCGAGGCCTGGGCGCGCCATCTTCTGGTCGGGGTAGAGCCTCCAGACTATCCGGCCGAAGCCGACGATTGGGAACCCGGGGCCGACGCTCCCAGAGACCTGCAGGGTCTGCGGCGCTTCATGGCCGATACCCGGCAGGAAGAACACAGCTTCATCGGTCGAAGATTGAGCAACATGCTCGAGGCGATCTGGACTTTCATCGCGGGCATGCGTCAAGCCCTGGTCTTCGAACAGCAGACCGACGAACAGGTTGCCCACAGGCTGCGGCGACTGGAGAGCGCCGCCCGGGGAAACTCGACGGAACAGCTGAAGCGGGAAGCCCTCGAAACGGTCAGCATGCTGCGCCAGTGCATGCAGGACCGTGGAGCGCACCAGCAGGCCCTGGTCGAGAACCTCGGCACCAGACTCGAGACGCTGCGAAGCGAACTCACCGTCGTGCGCGAACAGGCGGCCTGCGACGGTTTGACGGGGCTCTACAATCGGGCCTCGTTGGACGAGCATCTCGAGCGAATCGTCGACCTGCGCAATCTGTTCGGGCGCGAGTCGACGCTTTTCATGATCGACATCGATCACTTCAAATGGGTAAACGACACCCACGGCCATCCGGCTGGAGACACGGTCCTGCGCGAGGTGGCGAACTGCCTGGCAAATTGCTTCTCGAGAACGGAAGATTTTGTCGCCCGCTACGGGGGCGAGGAGTTCGTGGTGGTCCTGCAGGAGGGCCGGGCAGGAGATCACCTCGACGCTCAGCGAGCGCTGCCTCCTGCGCCTGCGAGACCTCGTGTTCGATATTGGCGAGGAGAATCTGCGCATCTCGGCTTCCCTCGGGGTATCGGTCCTCCACATGCAAGAATCAGCGGCTGCTTGGCTCGAACGCGCAGACCAGGCCCTTTACGAGGCCAAGGAATCGGGGCGAGACCAGGTAGTCGTGCATGCAGACGATCGCGTTTGAAAGCCGCCCCCTCGCAGTCCATTGAGGAGTCTGCAGCTGGATTTTGTCAATCTCTTGCGGGGGTTCGAGTGGACGCCTATGGTCCCGCGGCTTCTCCGAGGGCTCGCCAGCCGAGACTCCCGGAACTGACAAGAGACTCCGAACAGCTTCGGATGTCCTCTATTGGATATTAG
- the rpsN gene encoding 30S ribosomal protein S14 — translation MAKTSQIFRDNKRKKLIKKYAARRAELRAKLKDPNVSVEEKLEVQDQFAKLPRNSCPTRLNRRCEVTGRSKSFYRKFGISRIALRELALRGQLPGVRKSSW, via the coding sequence ATGGCCAAGACATCTCAGATTTTCCGGGACAACAAGCGCAAGAAGTTGATCAAGAAGTATGCCGCGAGACGCGCTGAGCTTCGCGCCAAATTGAAGGACCCCAACGTTTCCGTCGAAGAGAAGCTCGAGGTTCAGGATCAATTTGCAAAGCTCCCGCGCAATTCTTGCCCGACCAGGCTCAATCGTCGCTGTGAGGTTACGGGGCGCTCGAAGTCCTTCTACCGAAAGTTCGGCATTTCTCGCATCGCGCTCCGCGAACTTGCCCTGCGCGGCCAACTCCCCGGCGTTCGCAAGTCCAGCTGGTAG
- a CDS encoding type B 50S ribosomal protein L31, with protein MKSEIHPDYHTVIFVDSATGNEWTSRSTMTSKETREVDGEQIPVVKLEISSVSHPFWTGTMRELDADGKIDRFRRRYGGKKKS; from the coding sequence ATGAAGTCCGAAATTCATCCCGACTATCACACCGTCATCTTTGTGGACTCTGCCACGGGTAACGAGTGGACGAGCCGCTCCACCATGACCTCCAAAGAAACGCGAGAAGTCGACGGCGAACAGATTCCCGTGGTCAAGCTCGAAATTTCTTCGGTTAGCCATCCCTTCTGGACTGGCACCATGCGCGAGCTGGACGCGGACGGAAAGATCGATCGCTTCCGCAGGCGGTACGGCGGCAAGAAGAAGAGCTGA
- the rpmB gene encoding 50S ribosomal protein L28 — translation MMGQCALTGKKVQFGNNVSHSKRRTRRTFHPNIQKVKFTSELLGCDISLNVSVRALRTVQKKGGLDSYLIKTAEKDLADEGQRLKRRVMKRLRN, via the coding sequence ATCATGGGTCAGTGCGCGCTTACCGGAAAGAAAGTTCAGTTCGGGAACAATGTCTCCCACTCCAAGCGCAGGACTCGGCGCACCTTCCATCCCAACATTCAGAAGGTCAAGTTCACTTCGGAGCTGCTCGGCTGCGATATCTCGCTGAACGTATCGGTGCGGGCTCTGCGCACGGTGCAGAAGAAGGGTGGACTCGATTCGTATTTGATCAAGACGGCGGAAAAAGATCTCGCCGACGAGGGTCAGCGACTGAAGCGTCGCGTGATGAAGCGGCTGCGGAACTAG
- a CDS encoding PspA/IM30 family protein, which produces MSGTKPSSMFSRLRSLIQGWFAVWVRDREFESPEAIYEQAIRGRLKQYRELKDAVAGILYMRSKLNSEISERRAEIARLHDETRRSLTRGDEDACLTLIARKQVLFEDLERAEKELGVVRTQADESKANLVRFREEIRSLVREKGRMLATLANAKARRRLQSAMEGLSVEAEMEALEGVREQIERMDAESELDYEMGGSDLRDQLRGFRDQARRDAARSELDQLKSEMASRILPVRKEAILVSH; this is translated from the coding sequence ATGAGTGGAACGAAACCCTCGAGCATGTTCAGTCGACTGCGAAGTCTGATCCAGGGCTGGTTTGCGGTATGGGTTCGCGACCGCGAATTCGAGAGCCCCGAAGCAATCTACGAACAGGCCATTCGCGGGCGCCTGAAGCAGTACCGCGAACTCAAGGATGCCGTTGCGGGCATCCTCTACATGCGAAGCAAGCTCAACTCCGAGATCAGCGAGCGCCGGGCCGAAATTGCGCGGTTGCACGACGAAACCCGCCGCTCGCTCACCCGCGGTGACGAGGACGCGTGTCTGACCCTGATCGCGCGCAAACAGGTCCTGTTCGAAGACCTCGAGCGCGCTGAAAAGGAACTCGGCGTCGTGCGCACCCAGGCTGACGAATCCAAAGCCAATCTGGTTCGTTTCCGCGAAGAGATTCGCTCGCTGGTGAGAGAGAAGGGCCGCATGCTCGCGACCCTCGCCAACGCGAAGGCCCGCCGCCGGCTGCAGTCCGCCATGGAGGGACTCTCGGTCGAGGCCGAAATGGAAGCTCTCGAAGGCGTGCGAGAACAGATCGAGCGAATGGACGCCGAGAGCGAGCTGGATTACGAAATGGGTGGCAGTGACCTGCGCGACCAGCTGCGCGGCTTTCGCGACCAGGCCCGGCGCGATGCGGCCCGCAGCGAACTCGACCAGCTCAAGAGCGAGATGGCATCGCGGATCCTGCCGGTCCGGAAAGAGGCCATTCTGGTATCCCACTAG
- a CDS encoding sigma-54-dependent Fis family transcriptional regulator — MKPRILVVEDEHAIRVALNGLLNREGYEVELAENGEVAMAALEAKPFDLVLTDLALGRGASGMDVLEFAKGLRAETAVVMITAHGSEKIAVDAMKAGAEDYIPKPFDNDEIRVVVRRALDRYRLEREHRLLLERVQREFGFENLIGTSSGMRRVYETIQKVAETDLTVLIRGESGTGKELVAQAIHNTSGRRNRPFVAVNCAAINRELIESELFGHEKGAFTGADKQREGRFELADGGTIFLDEIGDMAAETQAKVLRVLQERSFERVGGSQNVEVDVRVVAATHRNLEEEVKEGRFREDLYYRLKVVQVELPPLRERSEDLPSLCDRFLRQVAERLDRDKKTLSPLAMSRLLEHSWPGNVRELRNVLEQASVLSSGEEIDEADLQLGASPVRRDASAGMSSLKDDATFAEAKKQMIDDFEREFLASALSKNDGNVSQTARDIGMVRQSLQQKIRDLDLRSEQQAAKRTPAPESRSTKGDNQ; from the coding sequence GTGAAACCCCGAATCCTGGTCGTCGAAGACGAACACGCCATTCGCGTCGCCCTCAATGGGTTGCTGAACCGCGAGGGCTATGAGGTCGAGTTGGCAGAAAATGGCGAAGTTGCCATGGCGGCCCTCGAAGCCAAACCATTCGATCTGGTTCTGACCGATCTGGCGCTGGGGCGCGGAGCCAGTGGGATGGATGTTCTCGAATTTGCCAAGGGTCTGCGCGCTGAAACTGCCGTGGTCATGATCACGGCGCACGGTTCCGAAAAGATCGCTGTCGATGCAATGAAGGCCGGGGCCGAGGACTATATCCCCAAACCGTTCGACAACGACGAAATCCGCGTGGTGGTGCGCCGGGCCCTCGATCGCTATCGCCTCGAGCGCGAACACCGACTGCTGCTCGAACGCGTTCAACGCGAATTCGGTTTCGAAAACCTCATCGGCACCAGTTCCGGCATGCGGCGTGTCTATGAGACGATCCAGAAGGTGGCCGAGACGGATCTCACTGTCTTGATTCGAGGCGAAAGCGGAACGGGCAAGGAACTCGTCGCCCAGGCGATCCACAACACGAGCGGGCGGCGCAATCGCCCCTTTGTGGCGGTCAACTGTGCCGCGATCAATCGGGAACTCATCGAGAGTGAACTCTTCGGTCACGAAAAAGGTGCATTCACTGGTGCGGACAAGCAACGCGAGGGGCGCTTCGAGTTGGCCGACGGTGGCACCATTTTTCTCGACGAGATTGGGGACATGGCAGCGGAGACCCAAGCCAAAGTGTTGCGCGTTCTCCAGGAACGAAGCTTCGAACGTGTCGGGGGTAGCCAGAACGTCGAGGTCGACGTTCGGGTGGTCGCAGCGACCCATCGCAATCTCGAAGAAGAAGTAAAAGAAGGTCGCTTCCGAGAAGATCTCTACTACCGGCTCAAAGTGGTGCAGGTCGAACTTCCGCCGCTGCGAGAGCGCAGCGAAGATCTCCCCTCTCTATGCGATCGCTTTCTGCGCCAGGTCGCCGAGCGTCTGGATCGCGACAAGAAGACCCTTTCTCCTCTGGCGATGTCTCGGCTGCTCGAACACTCCTGGCCCGGCAATGTCCGCGAACTGCGCAATGTTCTGGAACAGGCCTCGGTGCTCTCGAGTGGTGAAGAAATTGATGAGGCCGACCTGCAGCTCGGAGCGAGTCCCGTTCGCAGAGACGCGAGCGCAGGGATGAGCAGCTTGAAAGACGACGCCACCTTTGCGGAAGCCAAGAAGCAAATGATCGACGATTTCGAGCGCGAGTTTCTGGCGAGTGCCCTCAGCAAGAACGACGGCAACGTGTCCCAGACCGCCCGAGATATCGGGATGGTGCGGCAGAGCCTCCAACAGAAAATCCGAGATCTCGATCTGCGCTCGGAACAGCAAGCCGCAAAACGAACTCCCGCGCCCGAGAGTCGATCAACGAAAGGAGACAACCAATGA